The Populus alba chromosome 6, ASM523922v2, whole genome shotgun sequence genome contains a region encoding:
- the LOC118032669 gene encoding transcription factor bHLH130 isoform X2, translated as MDSSSSHNSSSGSLRFRSAPSSLLANFTDNGVDNDSVLNFQEFEDKSAARVREEAVNYSSLSQSYPGLPPHYPRQSSATSSSAMDSSYGFIGSITMGHHERVEKVHSNPARQNSSPAGLFGNLPVQNGLLSQISEIGSESMEAGSPDSGKLTSVSVDGRFYSSHGFPYGSWNDSHLLENFSSMKREQENGNLFSNAQNGELGNRAHVLSHHFSLPKTAMEMVAMEKFLHFQDSVPCKIRAKRGCATHPRSIAERVRRTRISERMRKLQELVPNMDKQTNTADMLDLAVVYIKDLQKQYKTLSDNRANCKCFSKQKPVQSRIV; from the exons ATGGATTCGAGTAGTAGTCACAACTCCAGTTCAGGGTCTTTGAGATTTCGCTCAGCTCCGAGTTCACTTCTTGCAAATTTCACTGATAATGGAGTCGACAATGATTCTGTTTTGAATTTCCAAGAGTTTGAGGATAAATCCGCTGCAAGAGTGAGAGAGGAAGCTGTTAATTATTCAAGTTTGTCGCAGAGTTATCCAGGTTTGCCTCCTCATTATCCAAGGCAGAGTTCAGCTACAAGTTCTTCAGCTATGGATAGTTCATATGGTTTTATTGGTTCAATAACAATGGGTCATCATGAGCGAGTTGAAAAGGTTCATTCAAATCCTGCTAGGCAGAATAGCTCTCCCGCTGGACTTTTTGGGAACCTTCCTGTtcaaaatg GCTTGCTGTCACAGATTTCTGAAATTGGGAGCGAAAGCATGGAGGCAGGCAGCCCTGACAGTGGAAAACTCACAAGTGTCAGTGTTGACGGTCGATTTTATAGCAGTCACGGGTTTCCGTATGGTTCTTGGAATGATTCGCATTTATTAGAGAACTTTAGCAGCATGAAAAGAGAGCAAGAAAATGGAAACTTGTTTTCTAATGCTCAG AACGGAGAACTTGGAAATCGGGCTCATGTATTATCCCACCACTTCAGTTTGCCGAAGACTGCGATGGAAATGGTTGCCATGGAAAAGTTTCTCCATTTCCAAGATTCTGTTCCTTGTAAAATTAGAGCAAAGCGTGGTTGTGCCACTCATCCTCGAAGTATCGCGGAAAGA GTCAGAAGAACTCGGATCAGTGAAAGAATGAGGAAACTACAAGAGCTTGTTCCAAACATGGACAAG CAAACGAACACAGCAGACATGTTAGATTTAGCTGTAGTGTACATTAAAGACCTTCAGAAACAGTACAAG ACACTAAGTGACAACCGAGCCAACTGCAAGTGTTTCAGCAAGCAGAAGCCAGTGCAAAGCAGAATTGTTTGA
- the LOC118032669 gene encoding transcription factor bHLH130 isoform X1 has protein sequence MDSSSSHNSSSGSLRFRSAPSSLLANFTDNGVDNDSVLNFQEFEDKSAARVREEAVNYSSLSQSYPGLPPHYPRQSSATSSSAMDSSYGFIGSITMGHHERVEKVHSNPARQNSSPAGLFGNLPVQNGVGNYSGLNDTNGEASPRLQSQLSFSSRVPSSLGLLSQISEIGSESMEAGSPDSGKLTSVSVDGRFYSSHGFPYGSWNDSHLLENFSSMKREQENGNLFSNAQNGELGNRAHVLSHHFSLPKTAMEMVAMEKFLHFQDSVPCKIRAKRGCATHPRSIAERVRRTRISERMRKLQELVPNMDKQTNTADMLDLAVVYIKDLQKQYKTLSDNRANCKCFSKQKPVQSRIV, from the exons ATGGATTCGAGTAGTAGTCACAACTCCAGTTCAGGGTCTTTGAGATTTCGCTCAGCTCCGAGTTCACTTCTTGCAAATTTCACTGATAATGGAGTCGACAATGATTCTGTTTTGAATTTCCAAGAGTTTGAGGATAAATCCGCTGCAAGAGTGAGAGAGGAAGCTGTTAATTATTCAAGTTTGTCGCAGAGTTATCCAGGTTTGCCTCCTCATTATCCAAGGCAGAGTTCAGCTACAAGTTCTTCAGCTATGGATAGTTCATATGGTTTTATTGGTTCAATAACAATGGGTCATCATGAGCGAGTTGAAAAGGTTCATTCAAATCCTGCTAGGCAGAATAGCTCTCCCGCTGGACTTTTTGGGAACCTTCCTGTtcaaaatg GAGTGGGAAACTATTCTGGGTTGAATGATACTAATGGAGAAGCAAGTCCGAGATTGCAGAGTCAACTTAGCTTCTCATCAAGAGTACCTTCTTCCTTAGGCTTGCTGTCACAGATTTCTGAAATTGGGAGCGAAAGCATGGAGGCAGGCAGCCCTGACAGTGGAAAACTCACAAGTGTCAGTGTTGACGGTCGATTTTATAGCAGTCACGGGTTTCCGTATGGTTCTTGGAATGATTCGCATTTATTAGAGAACTTTAGCAGCATGAAAAGAGAGCAAGAAAATGGAAACTTGTTTTCTAATGCTCAG AACGGAGAACTTGGAAATCGGGCTCATGTATTATCCCACCACTTCAGTTTGCCGAAGACTGCGATGGAAATGGTTGCCATGGAAAAGTTTCTCCATTTCCAAGATTCTGTTCCTTGTAAAATTAGAGCAAAGCGTGGTTGTGCCACTCATCCTCGAAGTATCGCGGAAAGA GTCAGAAGAACTCGGATCAGTGAAAGAATGAGGAAACTACAAGAGCTTGTTCCAAACATGGACAAG CAAACGAACACAGCAGACATGTTAGATTTAGCTGTAGTGTACATTAAAGACCTTCAGAAACAGTACAAG ACACTAAGTGACAACCGAGCCAACTGCAAGTGTTTCAGCAAGCAGAAGCCAGTGCAAAGCAGAATTGTTTGA
- the LOC118032523 gene encoding ras-related protein RABA4d: MSNYIDYNQKIDYVFKIVLIGDSAVGKSQFLARFARNEFNADSKATIGVEFQTKTLAMDNKTVKAQIWDTAGQERYRAVTSAYYRGAVGAMLVYDMTKRQSFDHLARWLEELRGHADKSIIIMLIGNKCDLGSLRAVPTEDGEEFAQRENLFFMETSALEATNVETAFWTVLTEIYTIISKKTLAGNDESDGNPGVFKGTRILVPSQAQDSEKKGCCLQF, from the exons atGTCGAATTATATAGATtacaatcaaaagattgattatgttttcaaaattgtGCTAATTGGAGATTCAGCAGTTGGCAAATCACAGTTTCTTGCAAGGTTCGCAAGAAATGAATTCAATGCGGATTCTAAAGCCACCATTGGGGTTGAATTCCAGACAAAAACGCTTGCAATGGATAACAAGACGGTCAAAGCACAGATTTGGGACACTGCTGGCCAAGAAAG GTACAGGGCAGTGACGAGTGCATACTACAGGGGAGCAGTGGGTGCGATGTTAGTTTACGACATGACCAAGCGTCAGTCATTCGATCACTTGGCCAGATGGCTGGAGGAACTGAGGGGCCATGCAGATAAGAGCATTATCATCATGCTCATAGGCAACAAGTGTGACCTGGGAAGTCTTCGAGCAGTTCCAACAGAAGATGGTGAGGAGTTTGCTCAGAGAGAGAATCTCTTCTTCATGGAGACATCAGCACTGGAGGCCACCAATGTTGAGACTGCCTTTTGGACAGTGCTGACAGAAATATATACGATAATCAGCAAGAAAACTCTTGCTGGCAATGATGAGTCGGATGGAAATCCAGGTGTCTTCAAGGGAACTAGGATTTTGGTTCCTTCACAAGCGCAGGATTCTGAAAAGAAGGGTTGTTGCTTGCAATTCTAG
- the LOC118032668 gene encoding protein POLYCHOME, giving the protein MPVSRDRLSSPVDIAAIFAARRQSRILGVYQDQPELDMALFGSPRPNAATRTQTVGVGTITVRGRGGLGTPRGRGGRTPLGRENIPPPGSARRGRGRGSNSVLPAWYPRTPLRDVTAVVRAIERRRERLGGSDGLEIRSPMPLVRMNHDSSEATLDAHLEHSNRIMSPKPTTAVKGCSSTIGKVPKILQHITNQASGDPDSLTPQKKLLDSIDTVEKAVMEELRKMKRTPSARRAEREKRVRTLMSMR; this is encoded by the exons ATGCCGGTATCAAGAGATAGATTGTCAAGCCCAGTAGACATAGCTGCAATCTTTGCTGCTCGAAGACAATCAAGGATTCTTGGTGTCTATCAAGACCAGCCAGAGCTTGACATGGCGCTGTTTGGTTCTCCTAGACCAAACGCAGCAACAAGAACTCAAACAGTGGGTGTGGGTACCATTACTGTGCGTGGAAGAGGTGGTTTGGGCACTCCAAGGGGCCGAGGTGGCCGGACTCCATTGGGCAGAGAAAATATTCCTCCACCTGGGAGTGCCCGAAGAGGAAGGGGTCGTGGATCAAATAGTGTGTTACCTGCTTGGTACCCTAGAACTCCTCTTCGTGATGTCACCGCTGTTGTTagg GCCATTGAAAGGAGAAGGGAACGCTTGGGAGGAAGTGATGGCCTAGAAATCAGGAGCCCAATGCCTTTAGTCCGAATGAATCATGACTCTTCTGAGGCAACACTAGATGCTCATCTCGAGCACAGCAACAGGATTATGTCCCCAAAACCAACTACTGCAGTCAAGGGCTGTTCTTCTACCATTGGTAAAGTGCCGAAAATTTTGCAGCATATTACAAACCAAGCCTCTGGAGATCCAGACTCTCTAACACCTCAGAAGAAACTCCTGGACTCAATTGACACAGTTGAGAAAGCAGTGATGGAGGAGTTGCGAAAAATGAAGAGGACTCCAAGTGCTAGGAGggctgagagagagaaaagagtgCGAACTCTTATGTCAATGCGGTGA
- the LOC118032667 gene encoding 3,9-dihydroxypterocarpan 6A-monooxygenase, with protein MATTDMFYYLLFFLWFVTALLAHFFIKTFLRSRSQNNLPPSPPALPFIGHLHLIGSVLAKSFQTLAIRYGPIMQIRLGASTCVVASNAVVAKEIFKTQDLNFSSRPEFGGSEYFIYRGSRFVTAQYGDYWRFMKKLCMTRLLSVPQLDEFTDILDEEKVKLVESVMGCAREGKLCDLGGEFTALTNNTICRMTMSTRCSGGNNDADQIKRLVKTCLHLAGKLSLGDILGPFRIFDFSGNGKKLVGALQAYDRLVERIFKEHEEKANKGFEEGERKDLMDILLEIYNDPTAEIKLSKNDVKSFLLDLFFAGTDTASTAMQWAMGELINNPKAFKRLRDEINTVVGPNRLVKESDVPNLPYLKAVMRETLRLHPSAPLIIRECAEDCKVNGSVIKAKTRVIVNVYAVMRDPESWANPNEFMPERFLESSEEKIGEHQMEFKGQNFRFLPFGSGRRGCPGASLAMMVMHAAVGALVQCFDWKIKDGKEVDLTPGPGFAAEMAHPLVCYPIKHMNGY; from the exons ATGGCTACAACTGATATGTTCTATTacctcctcttctttctttggTTTGTCACTGCGCTACTAGCACACTTCTTCATCAAAACATTCTTAAGATCCCGTAGTCAAAACAACCTCCCACCGAGCCCGCCAGCTCTACCTTTCATCGGCCACCTCCACCTAATTGGGTCGGTCCTTGCAAAATCTTTCCAAACCCTTGCCATTCGCTATGGTCCAATCATGCAGATCCGTCTAGGGGCATCAACATGTGTTGTTGCTTCTAATGCTGTGGTGGCCAAAGAAATATTTAAGACCCAAGATCTCAATTTTTCCTCTAGACCTGAATTTGGCGGCTCCGAATACTTCATTTATAGAGGATCAAGATTCGTCACAGCCCAATATGGTGATTATTGGCGGTTCAtgaaaaaactatgcatgaCAAGGCTCCTTTCTGTCCCTCAACTTGATGAGTTCACCGACATCCTTGATGAAGAGAAGGTCAAGCTTGTCGAATCGGTGATGGGGTGTGCTAGGGAAGGGAAGTTGTGTGATTTGGGTGGGGAGTTTACAGCCTTGACAAACAATACTATTTGTAGGATGACAATGAGCACACGATGCTCAGGTGGTAATAATGATGCTGATCAGATTAAGCGGTTGGTTAAGACATGTTTACATCTTGCCGGAAAGTTAAGTTTAGGGGATATTCTGGGTCCTTTCAGGATTTTTGACTTCTCCGGGAACGGGAAAAAGCTAGTTGGTGCACTACAAGCCTATGATAGGTTAGTGGAGAGGATATTCAAGGAGCATGAAGAGAAGGCAAATAAAGGTTTCGAGGAAGGGGAGAGGAAGGATTTGATGGACATATTGTTGGAGATATATAATGATCCAACTGCTGAAATTAAACTATCTAAAAATGACGTCAAGTCCTTCTTGCTT GACTTATTCTTTGCCGGGACAGACACAGCATCAACAGCCATGCAGTGGGCCATGGGAGAGCTCATCAACAATCCCAAGGCATTCAAGAGGCTTAGAGATGAGATCAACACGGTCGTCGGGCCTAATAGACTTGTTAAGGAATCAGATGTCCCAAACCTCCCTTACCTTAAAGCAGTCATGAGAGAAACACTAAGACTTCACCCTTCAGCACCCTTAATCATCAGAGAATGCGCTGAAGATTGCAAGGTCAACGGCTCTGTCATCAAGGCCAAGACAAGAGTTATTGTCAATGTCTATGCAGTCATGAGGGACCCGGAATCATGGGCTAATCCCAACGAATTCATGCCTGAAAGGTTTCTGGAGAGCTCCGAGGAGAAAATTGGCGAGCATCAGATGGAATTCAAGGGTCAAAATTTCCGTTTCCTTCCATTTGGGAGTGGAAGAAGAGGATGCCCTGGTGCATCCCTTGCTATGATGGTCATGCATGCTGCAGTAGGGGCCTTGGTCCAGTGCTTTGATTGGAAAATCAAGGACGGGAAGGAGGTGGATCTAACCCCAGGACCTGGTTTTGCAGCAGAAATGGCTCATCCACTCGTGTGCTACCCTATTAAGCACATGAACGGGTATTAG
- the LOC140955664 gene encoding 3,9-dihydroxypterocarpan 6A-monooxygenase-like gives MQSAITELIQNPTVFTKLREEIHLNVGSDNRLVKESDVSNLPFLQAAVKETLRLSPIGTLRARQCNVDTKINGYDIKAGSRTLINAYALMRYSNTWDKPDEFMPERFLSAKSPDGVD, from the coding sequence ATGCAATCTGCCATTACAGAGTTAATACAGAACCCCACTGTATTTACGAAGCTCAGGGAGGAAATTCACTTGAATGTAGGGTCCGATAACAGGCTAGTCAAGGAATCAGACGTCTCAAATCTTCCTTTCTTACAAGCAGCTGTGAAGGAAACCCTAAGGTTAAGTCCTATAGGAACGTTGCGGGCAAGACAATGCAACGTAGATACTAAGATCAATGGTTATGACATTAAAGCTGGTAGTAGAACCCTCATCAATGCGTATGCCCTAATGCGTTACTCAAATACGTGGGACAAGCCAGATGAGTTCATGCCGGAGAGGTTCTTATCGGCCAAATCGCCGGACGGTGTTGATTAG
- the LOC118032666 gene encoding 3,9-dihydroxypterocarpan 6A-monooxygenase, which translates to MADIEDYAIPFLIFLASILLVQIILAKIRRNDGLPPSPRALPIIGHMHLLSRMPHQAFHKLSARYGPLVYFFIGSKPCLLASTPEVAEEILKINEANFLNRPKVANLDYLTYGSADFATIYYGPHWKFMKKLCMTKILGSRTLTQFLPTRCEARERFLKLVLKRAEAKEAVDVGGELMRLANDVMSRMLLRTRCSDTENEADDVRKLVKELNTLGAKFNLSDSIWFCKNFDLQGFEKKLKDARDRYDAMMERIMREHEDARKRKKETGDEGDTVKDLLDILLDIYEDENAEKRLTRENIKAFIMNIFGAGTDTSSIAVEWGLAELINHPITMEKVRQEIDSVVGRSRLVQESDIANLPYLQAVVKETLRLHPTGPLIVRESLEDCTIAGYRIPAKTRLFVNIWSIGRDPNHWENPLEFRPERFTSEEWSASSNMVDVRGQRFHLLPFGSGRRSCPGASFALQFVPTTLAALIQCFEWKVGDGENGTVDMDEGPGLTLPRARSLVCIPVPRPCPFLSI; encoded by the exons ATGGCTGATATTGAAGACTATGCAATACCATTCCTTATCTTCCTAGCTTCCATCCTGCTGGTGCAAATCATCTTGGCCAAGATCCGTCGCAACGATGGCCTCCCTCCAAGCCCTAGAGCCCTGCCAATCATCGGACATATGCACCTCCTTAGTCGTATGCCTCACCAAGCCTTCCACAAGCTATCAGCCCGCTATGGACCTTTGGTTTACTTCTTCATTGGCTCAAAACCTTGTCTTCTTGCTTCTACCCCGGAGGTTGCAGAAGAAATCCTCAAAATCAATGAAGCTAATTTCCTGAACCGTCCTAAAGTAGCCAACCTTGATTACCTTACATATGGCTCAGCTGATTTTGCTACCATATATTATGGACCTCATTGGAAGTTCATGAAGAAACTTTGCATGACTAAAATTCTAGGGAGTAGAACATTAACCCAGTTCCTTCCGACTAGATGCGAAGCGAGAGAACGGTTCTTGAAGTTAGTGTTAAAGAGAGCTGAGGCTAAAGAAGCTGTTGATGTTGGGGGAGAGTTGATGAGATTGGCAAATGACGTCATGTCAAGAATGTTACTACGAACAAGGTGTTCTGATACTGAAAATGAAGCTGATGATGTAAGAAAGTTGGTGAAAGAGTTAAATACTCTAGGTGCCAAGTTTAATCTTTCAGATTCAATTTGGTTCTGCAAGAACTTCGATTTGCAGGGATTTGAGAAAAAGCTTAAGGATGCTCGGGACCGGTATGATGCCATGATGGAGAGGATCATGAGGGAGCATGAGGatgcaaggaaaagaaagaaagagacagGTGATGAAGGTGATACAGTGAAGGATTTGCTTGATATTTTACTTGACATATATGAAGATGAGAATGCAGAGAAGAGATTAACCAGAGAGAACATTAAGGCCTTCATCATG AACATATTCGGTGCTGGGACAGACACATCTTCCATTGCAGTAGAATGGGGACTAGCAGAGCTCATTAACCACCCGATTACGATGGAGAAAGTTAGACAAGAAATTGACTCTGTTGTGGGAAGGAGCAGGCTAGTACAGGAATCAGACATAGCAAACCTTCCATACCTCCAGGCTGTCGTAAAAGAAACACTAAGGCTCCACCCTACTGGCCCGTTAATAGTCAGAGAATCATTAGAAGACTGCACCATTGCTGGCTACAGAATTCCAGCAAAGACCAGACTGTTTGTTAACATCTGGTCAATTGGGAGGGACCCAAATCACTGGGAAAATCCACTTGAATTTAGGCCAGAGAGATTTACCAGTGAAGAGTGGAGTGCAAGCAGTAACATGGTGGATGTGAGAGGGCAACGTTTTCATCTATTGCCATTTgggtctggaagaaggagctgcCCTGGAGCTTCATTTGCACTGCAGTTTGTTCCAACAACTCTTGCTGCTTTGATCCAGTGCTTTGAGTGGAAGGTTGGTGATGGAGAGAACGGTACTGTTGACATGGACGAGGGACCTGGGCTAACCCTTCCTAGGGCTCGTTCCCTGGTTTGCATTCCAGTCCCCAGGCCCTGTCCATTTTTATCAATCTGA
- the LOC118032661 gene encoding uncharacterized protein has translation MVTVNIGMLHYVIDHIYGAFMHRTKISPPFFSRGWGGSKLLLLERMIKDLFPEVEGQNWPPTLIQPIWRTVWETRTACLREGVFRTTCDEQLISALPPESHTARVAFLAPKCVPPQKTACVVHLAGTGDHTFDRRLRLGGPLLKQNIATMVLESPFYGRRRPMLQRGAKLLCVSDLLLLGRATIEETRSLLHWLDSEGGFGKMGVCGLSMGGVHAAMVGSLHPTPVATLPFLSPHSAVVAFCDGILRYGTAWEALREDLAVQKTVMTLEEVRQRMRNVLSLTDVTRFPIPKNPNAVIFVAATDDGYIPKHSVLELQNAWPGSEVRWVTGGHVSSFLLHNDEFRRAIVDGLNRLEWKEPSL, from the exons ATGGTTACAGTCAATATAGGAATGCTTCATTATGTGATAGACCATATTTATGGAGCATTTATGCACAGAACCAAAATAAGCCCGCCATTCTTTTCTAGGGGATGGGGTGGTTCAAAGCTTTTGCTTTTAGAGAGAATGATTAAGGACTTATTCCCTGAAGTTGAAGGCCAAAATTGGCCTCCAACTTTGATACAACCTATTTGGAGAACAGTTTGGGAAACCAGAACTGCTTGTTTAAGAGAAGGGGTTTTTAGGACTACTTGTGATGAGCAATTGATTAGTGCGCTGCCTCCTGAGAGTCACACTGCAAGGGTGGCTTTTCTTGCACCCAAATGTGTCCCACCACAGAAGACGGCCTGTGTGGTTCATCTTGCAG GCACTGGGGACCATACATTTGATCGTAGATTGCGTCTTGGTGGACCATTATTGAAGCAAAATATTGCTACCATGGTACTAGAGAG CCCTTTCTATGGACGGAGACGACCCATGTTGCAGCGCGGTGCAAAGCTATTGTGTGTTAGTGACTTGCTTTTATTAGGTAGAGCAACCATTGAAGAGACACGCAGTCTCTTACATTGGTTAGACTCCGAGGGAGGGTTTGGAAAGATGGGCGTTTGTGGACTTAGCATGG GAGGAGTACATGCTGCAATGGTTGGATCACTGCATCCCACACCTGTTGCAAcccttccttttctctctccacACTCTGCTGTTGTGGCATTCTGTGATGGGATACTAAGGTATGGCACTGCCTGGGAGGCACTGAGAGAGGATCTTGCAGTGCAAAAGACTGTGATGACTCTTGAGGAGGTGAGACAACGGATGCGAAATGTGCTGTCTCTCACGGATGTCACGCGCTTTCCAATTCCCAAAAATCCCAATGCTGTAATATTTGTCGCTGCCACT GATGATGGTTACATACCAAAACATTCTGTTTTAGAGCTTCAAAATGCTTGGCCAGGTTCAGAGGTGAGATGGGTTACTGGAGGACATGTCTCGTCCTTCCTTCTACACAATGATGAATTTCGAAGAGCAATTGTTGATGGGCTTAACAGATTAGAGTGGAAGGAGCCTTCATTGTGA
- the LOC118032662 gene encoding polygalacturonase inhibitor: protein MRSTRAEANMNTFFLSLLISSTLLSLSLSKELCNPQDKQVLLQIKKHFGDPYLLASWKSDTDCCTDWYQVECDSTTNRIISLTVFAGNLSGQIPAAVGDLPYLQNLVFRKLTDITGPVQPAIAKLVHLTSLRLDWLNLTGTVPDFLSQLKNLTFLDLSFNGFSGSIPSSLALLPNLGALHLDRNKLTGSIPESFGTFKGSVPDLYLSHNQLTGEIPASLGNMDFSVIDLSRNKLVGDASMLFGLNKTTNNVYLSRNLFEFNLSNVVFPSTMENLDISHNKIFGSIPPQMTQLPLQSLDVSYNRLCGQIPVGGKLQSFDNSSYFHNRCLCGAPLGNCK, encoded by the coding sequence ATGAGATCTACCAGAGCAGAAGCAAATATGAATACCTTTTTCCTTTCCCTACTCATTTCCAGTACCCTTCTTTCGCTCTCCCTCTCAAAAGAGCTTTGCAATCCCCAAGATAAACAGGTTCTTCTCcaaatcaaaaaacattttggcGATCCTTACCTCTTAGCCTCATGGAAGTCAGATACTGATTGCTGCACAGACTGGTACCAGGTTGAGTGTGACTCCACAACCAACCGCATCATTTCTCTCACCGTTTTTGCTGGCAACCTTTCTGGCCAAATCCCCGCTGCAGTTGGGGACTTGCCCTATCTCCAGAACCTTGTGTTTCGCAAGCTGACTGATATTACAGGCCCCGTACAGCCCGCCATTGCCAAGCTCGTACACCTAACGTCTCTCAGACTTGACTGGCTAAATCTCACAGGGACAGTACCTGACTTTCTCAGCCAGCTCAAGAATCTCACATTCTTGGACCTGTCTTTTAACGGCTTCTCTGGATCAATACCAAGCTCACTAGCTTTGCTGCCAAATCTTGGTGCTCTTCACTTGGACAGGAACAAGCTTACGGGCTCGATCCCAGAATCATTTGGTACCTTTAAAGGCAGCGTACCGGATCTTTACTTGTCTCACAACCAACTTACTGGAGAAATCCCTGCATCATTAGGGAACATGGACTTCAGCGTCATTGATTTATCACGCAACAAACTTGTTGGTGATGCTTCCATGTTATTTGGGCTAAACAAAACTACTAATAATGTGTATCTCTCCAGGAATCTATTCGAATTCAATCTGTCAAATGTGGTATTTCCAAGTACCATGGAAAATCTGGACATTAGTCACAACAAGATTTTCGGTAGCATTCCTCCACAAATGACTCAGCTACCTTTGCAGTCCCTGGACGTGAGTTACAACAGGCTGTGTGGCCAGATTCCGGTAGGTGGTAAGTTGCAGAGCTTTGATAACTCCAGTTATTTCCATAACAGGTGCTTGTGCGGAGCTCCACTTGGAAACTGCAAATAG